In Chitinophaga sp. HK235, a single window of DNA contains:
- a CDS encoding radical SAM protein, whose product MLKQTPYILYSDGKGNIFEDTSMHVTGRSGWDAYPVDPEEWIELPEGGNLYELPGRRGIGIDAASGEMALCDKGWAVAAFIPPAHTGFYLAAYETMPDAPTLPLFCYTAVGWLDGKFYVPATRIEADIRQECAGFDAKQVKQGVKQLTAAYPHNRLVQHLAENCALTYECPAARNYFMGRWECPIPSSPACNANCVGCISFQPEEESIVSTQDRLRFKPTAAEIVEYTVPHLETAPFPIVSFGQGCEGEPLLMWETIRESIIEIRKHTPKGSININTNGSKPDAVRALCEAGLNSIRVSLNSAQEKYYTPYYRPNNYTFDDIVESLKVVREFNGWSSINYFVFPGMTDTEEEYEALRKLITETKLNMIQWRNFNIDPDWYLGRLGITDPGPCMGIKQLQEAIHEEFPDVKFGYFNPPMERIKGDYMADFAH is encoded by the coding sequence ATGTTAAAACAAACACCTTACATATTATACTCTGACGGGAAAGGCAACATCTTTGAGGATACCTCCATGCACGTAACCGGCCGCAGTGGCTGGGATGCATATCCTGTTGATCCCGAAGAATGGATTGAACTACCCGAGGGAGGTAATCTGTATGAACTGCCCGGACGCCGCGGTATCGGTATCGACGCTGCCAGCGGTGAAATGGCATTGTGTGATAAAGGTTGGGCCGTAGCGGCTTTCATCCCGCCTGCCCATACCGGTTTTTACCTGGCAGCCTATGAAACCATGCCAGACGCTCCCACGCTGCCGCTGTTCTGTTATACAGCTGTTGGCTGGCTCGATGGTAAGTTTTATGTACCGGCTACCCGTATCGAAGCTGATATCCGTCAGGAATGCGCCGGCTTTGATGCCAAACAGGTAAAACAAGGTGTAAAACAGCTGACCGCCGCCTATCCGCACAACAGGCTGGTACAACACCTGGCCGAAAACTGTGCACTCACTTACGAGTGCCCGGCAGCCCGTAACTATTTTATGGGCAGATGGGAATGCCCTATCCCTTCTTCTCCGGCCTGTAACGCCAACTGTGTAGGATGTATCTCCTTCCAGCCGGAAGAAGAAAGCATCGTTTCTACCCAGGACCGTCTGCGTTTTAAACCTACGGCAGCGGAGATCGTGGAATATACCGTACCACACCTGGAAACAGCCCCTTTCCCGATCGTAAGTTTCGGACAAGGTTGTGAAGGCGAGCCCCTGCTGATGTGGGAGACTATCCGCGAATCCATTATCGAAATACGCAAACACACGCCTAAAGGCAGCATCAATATCAACACCAACGGCAGTAAGCCGGATGCGGTGCGCGCCCTCTGTGAGGCCGGCCTCAACAGCATCCGTGTAAGTTTGAACTCTGCCCAGGAAAAATATTATACGCCTTACTACCGTCCTAATAACTATACTTTTGACGACATCGTGGAAAGCCTGAAAGTAGTGCGGGAATTTAATGGCTGGAGCTCCATCAACTATTTTGTGTTTCCGGGCATGACAGATACTGAAGAAGAGTATGAAGCCCTGCGCAAGCTGATCACGGAAACCAAATTAAACATGATCCAGTGGCGGAACTTCAACATTGATCCGGACTGGTACCTGGGCCGACTGGGTATTACAGACCCTGGTCCGTGCATGGGTATCAAACAATTACAGGAAGCTATACACGAAGAATTCCCTGACGTGAAGTTTGGTTATTTCAACCCACCGATGGAACGTATCAAGGGCGATTATATGGCTGATTTTGCCCACTAG
- a CDS encoding agmatinase family protein has product MADLSQFDPNSVGLLSNNIFGLPFSEEEAKLVLLPVPWEVTVSYSNGTARGPEHIFRASFQVDLYDADVKDGWKQGFFMREPDKHLLLRSDYLRKEAELYLKFLTEGGDISENEFLKKTLVDVNSGTRAMNEWVYNQTKGLLEKGKLVGLLGGDHSTPLGFFKAIGEHKGDFGILQIDAHCDLRDSYEGFKYSHASIMFNALAEVPQLQKLVQVGIRDYCEEEVDYINDSNGRVVTFFDKQIKERQFEGETWKSICDSIVATLPQQVYISFDIDGLDPKLCPHTGTPVAGGFEAEQIYYLFKRVLESGRKLIGFDLNEVSASHDDWDSNVGARVLFKLCNLLISANS; this is encoded by the coding sequence ATGGCTGATTTATCTCAATTTGACCCTAACTCGGTTGGGTTGTTGTCCAACAACATTTTTGGTTTACCTTTTTCTGAAGAAGAAGCGAAACTGGTATTATTACCTGTTCCCTGGGAAGTGACCGTATCTTATAGTAATGGTACAGCCCGCGGGCCGGAACATATTTTCCGTGCTTCCTTCCAGGTAGACCTGTACGATGCGGACGTAAAGGACGGTTGGAAACAGGGCTTTTTTATGCGGGAACCAGACAAACATCTGCTGTTGCGCAGCGATTATCTGCGTAAGGAAGCGGAATTATATCTGAAATTCCTGACCGAAGGCGGAGATATCTCAGAAAACGAGTTCCTGAAGAAAACGCTGGTGGATGTCAACAGCGGTACCAGGGCTATGAACGAATGGGTATACAACCAGACCAAAGGACTGTTGGAAAAAGGCAAGCTGGTAGGTTTGCTGGGCGGTGATCACAGTACCCCGCTGGGCTTCTTCAAAGCTATCGGCGAGCACAAGGGTGACTTTGGCATCCTGCAGATAGATGCTCACTGCGACCTCCGCGACAGCTACGAAGGCTTTAAATATTCCCATGCCTCTATCATGTTTAATGCGCTGGCCGAAGTACCACAGCTGCAGAAGCTTGTACAGGTAGGTATCCGCGATTATTGCGAAGAAGAAGTAGACTATATCAATGATAGCAATGGCCGTGTGGTGACCTTCTTTGACAAACAAATCAAAGAGCGTCAGTTTGAAGGTGAAACATGGAAATCCATCTGTGACAGCATCGTAGCTACCCTGCCTCAGCAGGTTTATATCAGCTTCGATATTGACGGACTGGACCCGAAATTATGCCCGCACACCGGTACACCGGTAGCCGGCGGTTTCGAAGCAGAACAGATCTATTACCTGTTCAAGCGGGTACTGGAAAGCGGCCGCAAGCTGATCGGTTTCGATCTCAACGAGGTGAGCGCTTCTCATGATGACTGGGATTCCAACGTAGGAGCCCGTGTTCTGTTCAAACTTTGCAACCTTTTGATCAGCGCTAATTCATAA
- a CDS encoding cytochrome c maturation protein CcmE, translating into MKKTNIILLVVIAVAIGVIVTMVGDFSTYETFATAREKEGKEFHVIGKLDTLQSMHYDPLKDANLFSFYVHDKTGESRKVVFYGAKPTDFEKAESVVLTGKMQGNEFHCSKILMKCPSKYKDDQVVVSNKQL; encoded by the coding sequence ATGAAAAAAACAAATATTATTCTGCTGGTGGTAATTGCTGTTGCAATAGGGGTGATCGTGACCATGGTGGGTGACTTCAGTACCTACGAAACTTTTGCTACTGCGCGTGAAAAGGAGGGGAAAGAGTTCCATGTGATCGGCAAACTGGATACCCTGCAGTCTATGCACTATGATCCGTTAAAGGATGCCAACTTGTTCAGCTTCTACGTACACGATAAAACAGGTGAATCCCGCAAAGTCGTTTTCTACGGCGCCAAACCTACAGATTTTGAAAAAGCGGAATCCGTGGTGCTCACTGGAAAAATGCAGGGAAATGAGTTCCACTGCAGCAAAATCCTCATGAAATGCCCGTCTAAATATAAAGATGACCAGGTAGTTGTGAGCAACAAACAGCTTTAA
- the ccsA gene encoding cytochrome c biogenesis protein CcsA: MKFEGEHLLPGQLGHFFAILAFVASLVATVSYYNVVKIKEPLARDSWKKLARWAFVIQSAAVIAVFSCLFYILFNHYFEYKYAWRNTSRDLPVQYLFSSLWSDQEGSFLLWSIWNSILGIILIRTSKDWEAPVMTVFSLAQLIMASMLLGIYVLGYKVGSNPFLLLRQATENQGAPIFQQADYMQHIHDGNGLNVTLQNYWMVIHPPILFLGFASMIIPFAFAFAGLWTRDYTGWVKPVLPWTLFAIMLLGTGIMMGAAWAYESLNFGGYWAWDPVENASLVPWLTMVAGLHTLLAYKHTGHALKSTVFFFFISYVLILYSSFLTKSGVLGDTSVHSFTDMGMTAQLLFSMLVFTIPSIYLLIARRKEIPGNNKEESTYSREFWLFVGSLILLIAAIQITFTTSIPVWNKLLDLTGLKGLFKMDDIAPPSDVMFHYNKIQIWIAIVLGTLTAVVQFLKYKDTPKGFLTKKIWLPTLLSVLFTALIAWKGTITYDNYGAGFLTAIYIMLFASIYAIVANFTYIFVGIKGKLKSAGASVAHIGFGMVLLGALISSAKMEVISIDRMKMLNDGFFRKESKQNPRENIMLPKDVQVQMGDYHVTYVGDSTAKGDPKTYYVMNYVRKDKQTGEVKERFTLYPDAFVNRKENALSSNPASKHYLTRDIFTYVSAAPNKAEAASADTTGYTVHEIKVGDSVFFSKGFMVLKGLNTQPASKNYVPEKNDLTVGAQLEVHTQTDDSFKLEPIYYIRDSSYQYSVEDTLAALNLSVRFAKIMPAENKIELKVKEAAGFSDYVVMKALVFPYINVLWLGVIVMVVGTGMSIVQRTRRTEKAGRQENQRKAVNI, encoded by the coding sequence ATGAAATTTGAAGGGGAACACTTATTACCAGGCCAATTGGGCCATTTTTTTGCCATCCTGGCTTTTGTAGCATCATTGGTAGCCACCGTATCCTATTATAATGTCGTAAAGATCAAAGAGCCGCTGGCACGCGACTCATGGAAGAAGCTGGCACGCTGGGCTTTTGTAATCCAGTCAGCTGCTGTGATCGCCGTATTTAGCTGCCTCTTCTATATTCTGTTTAATCACTATTTCGAATATAAATACGCCTGGCGCAATACTTCCCGCGACCTCCCTGTACAATATCTCTTTTCCAGCCTCTGGTCCGACCAGGAAGGCAGTTTCCTGCTCTGGAGCATCTGGAACAGTATCCTGGGCATTATCCTGATTCGTACATCCAAAGACTGGGAAGCTCCGGTAATGACCGTCTTCTCCCTGGCACAGCTGATTATGGCCAGTATGCTCCTCGGTATCTATGTCCTGGGTTATAAAGTTGGCAGCAATCCGTTTTTGCTGCTCAGACAGGCTACCGAAAACCAGGGTGCGCCTATCTTCCAGCAGGCTGACTATATGCAGCATATCCATGATGGTAACGGCCTGAACGTGACCCTCCAGAACTACTGGATGGTGATCCACCCGCCGATCCTCTTCCTGGGCTTCGCTTCCATGATTATTCCGTTTGCCTTCGCTTTCGCCGGCCTCTGGACCCGCGATTATACCGGCTGGGTAAAACCCGTACTGCCCTGGACCCTCTTCGCAATTATGCTGCTGGGTACCGGTATCATGATGGGTGCCGCCTGGGCCTATGAATCACTCAACTTTGGTGGTTACTGGGCTTGGGACCCTGTGGAAAACGCGTCCCTCGTGCCCTGGCTAACGATGGTAGCCGGCCTGCACACCCTGCTGGCCTATAAGCATACCGGTCATGCACTGAAATCTACCGTTTTCTTCTTCTTTATCTCTTATGTACTGATTCTGTACTCCTCCTTCCTCACCAAGAGTGGTGTGCTCGGAGATACTTCCGTACACTCTTTCACGGATATGGGAATGACTGCCCAGCTGCTCTTTTCCATGCTGGTGTTTACCATTCCTTCTATCTACCTGCTCATTGCCCGCAGGAAAGAGATTCCGGGCAACAATAAAGAAGAAAGCACTTATTCCAGAGAATTCTGGCTGTTTGTGGGCTCGCTGATCCTGCTGATCGCGGCCATTCAGATCACCTTCACCACTTCTATCCCGGTATGGAACAAGCTGCTCGATCTCACCGGCCTGAAAGGCCTGTTCAAGATGGACGATATCGCTCCACCATCCGATGTGATGTTCCACTACAATAAAATCCAGATCTGGATTGCCATTGTACTGGGTACGCTGACGGCTGTGGTGCAGTTCCTGAAATATAAAGACACCCCCAAAGGGTTTCTGACCAAAAAAATCTGGCTACCTACCTTGCTGTCTGTGCTCTTTACTGCGCTGATTGCCTGGAAAGGGACCATTACCTACGATAACTATGGTGCCGGTTTCCTTACGGCTATCTATATTATGCTGTTTGCCAGCATCTACGCTATTGTGGCCAACTTCACCTACATCTTTGTGGGTATCAAGGGTAAACTGAAAAGCGCCGGCGCTTCCGTAGCCCACATCGGTTTTGGTATGGTGCTGCTGGGTGCGCTGATCTCTTCCGCCAAAATGGAAGTGATTTCCATCGACAGGATGAAGATGCTGAATGATGGTTTCTTCAGAAAGGAAAGCAAACAGAATCCGCGCGAAAACATCATGCTGCCCAAAGATGTGCAGGTGCAGATGGGTGATTATCACGTAACCTATGTAGGTGATTCCACTGCCAAAGGGGATCCCAAAACCTACTACGTGATGAACTATGTACGCAAGGATAAACAAACAGGAGAAGTAAAGGAAAGATTTACCCTGTACCCTGATGCATTTGTAAACAGGAAAGAAAATGCTTTGTCTTCCAACCCTGCTTCCAAGCACTATCTCACCAGAGATATCTTTACCTATGTATCTGCTGCGCCTAACAAAGCAGAAGCCGCATCAGCAGATACTACCGGTTATACAGTCCATGAGATCAAGGTTGGTGACTCCGTATTCTTCTCCAAAGGTTTCATGGTGCTTAAAGGACTGAATACACAGCCTGCCAGCAAAAACTACGTGCCGGAAAAAAATGACCTGACCGTAGGTGCTCAGCTGGAAGTACATACACAAACCGACGACAGCTTCAAACTGGAGCCTATCTATTACATCCGCGACAGCAGCTACCAGTACAGCGTAGAAGATACGCTGGCCGCGCTGAACCTGAGCGTGCGTTTTGCGAAGATCATGCCTGCAGAAAACAAGATAGAGCTGAAAGTGAAAGAGGCCGCTGGTTTCAGTGACTATGTAGTGATGAAAGCCCTGGTATTCCCTTACATCAATGTACTGTGGCTGGGTGTGATCGTGATGGTGGTAGGTACCGGTATGAGCATCGTACAACGTACCAGAAGGACTGAAAAAGCCGGAAGACAGGAAAACCAGCGGAAAGCAGTCAATATTTAA
- a CDS encoding carboxylesterase codes for MKRLLRILLVLIVVLAILYLLGPRPATPVYSAVLPAVPQDGRALEQYIHQKESRHRLKPDNEARIVWADSPFHKTSYAVVYLHGFSASQEEGDPIHRDFARRYGCNLFLSRLDGHGIDTSDPLLTTTAIGLWEDAKEALEIGKALGDKVILMGTSTGGTLALKLAAAYPKDVYAVINMSPNIAINDDLAFLANDPWGLQLARLVKGGKYKESNDTSRERAQYWNNKYRLEAVVQLQNLLETSMKPSTFQQIHQPVLNLYYYKDEKHQDPTVRVSAILKMEQELGTPDSLKEAISIPGAGAHVMGSRLTGHDLPAVAGAIDRFADAVLKMKPVH; via the coding sequence ATGAAGCGTTTGCTGCGCATATTACTGGTACTTATCGTCGTGCTGGCCATATTGTACCTGCTGGGCCCCAGGCCTGCCACCCCTGTTTATTCGGCAGTGTTGCCGGCGGTGCCTCAGGATGGCCGGGCATTGGAGCAATATATTCATCAAAAGGAATCCCGTCACCGGCTGAAGCCGGACAATGAAGCCCGGATTGTATGGGCTGATTCCCCTTTTCATAAAACGTCTTATGCGGTTGTATACCTGCATGGCTTTTCCGCCAGCCAGGAGGAGGGCGATCCCATACATCGTGATTTCGCCCGCCGTTATGGCTGCAATTTGTTTCTCAGTCGCCTCGACGGCCATGGTATCGATACATCCGATCCGTTGCTGACGACGACCGCCATCGGTCTCTGGGAAGATGCCAAAGAAGCGCTGGAGATAGGAAAAGCCCTGGGCGACAAGGTTATTCTGATGGGCACCTCCACCGGAGGTACCCTGGCACTTAAACTGGCCGCCGCCTATCCCAAAGATGTATACGCTGTGATCAATATGTCGCCTAATATAGCCATCAACGATGACCTGGCCTTCCTGGCCAACGATCCCTGGGGGTTGCAGCTGGCAAGGCTGGTAAAAGGCGGCAAATACAAGGAGTCCAACGATACCAGCCGGGAAAGGGCCCAATACTGGAACAACAAATACCGCCTGGAAGCAGTCGTACAGCTGCAAAATTTGCTGGAAACCAGTATGAAGCCCTCTACTTTTCAGCAAATACATCAGCCGGTACTGAATCTCTACTATTACAAGGATGAAAAACATCAGGACCCTACCGTACGGGTGTCTGCCATCCTGAAAATGGAGCAGGAGCTGGGCACCCCCGATAGTCTCAAGGAGGCGATTTCCATTCCGGGCGCAGGGGCACATGTGATGGGAAGCCGGCTCACCGGACATGACCTGCCCGCCGTGGCCGGTGCTATCGACCGGTTTGCCGACGCTGTACTGAAAATGAAGCCGGTACATTGA
- a CDS encoding DUF4294 domain-containing protein, with protein MHCRCKLILSAILITGISLCRQEASAQEAHGADTIPLHAVVVGTDTIPVITLAIFDVVDRMPKALRKEKERYNRLRNAVYVTYPYARTAARLLQDVNGRLATMSKRERKEFLASKEKEMKAQFGDKLQNLSVYQGKVLMKLINRETGQNCYEIIKELKGGFNARLWQTVAFFFGGNLKSEYDKQEDHDIEVIVQELEMYQRYRAYN; from the coding sequence ATGCACTGCCGCTGTAAACTCATTTTATCCGCCATCCTGATAACAGGCATTTCCCTTTGCCGGCAGGAAGCCAGCGCGCAGGAAGCACACGGTGCTGATACTATCCCGCTCCATGCTGTTGTTGTAGGTACCGACACCATTCCGGTGATCACCCTCGCCATCTTTGATGTGGTAGACAGAATGCCCAAAGCCTTACGGAAAGAAAAGGAACGCTATAACCGTTTACGGAATGCCGTATATGTCACCTATCCTTATGCGAGAACTGCTGCCCGCCTGCTGCAGGACGTGAACGGCCGTCTGGCTACGATGTCCAAAAGGGAGCGTAAAGAGTTCCTGGCATCCAAGGAAAAGGAAATGAAAGCGCAGTTCGGCGACAAACTGCAGAATCTCTCCGTATACCAGGGTAAAGTGTTGATGAAGCTGATTAACCGGGAAACAGGGCAAAACTGTTACGAAATCATCAAAGAGCTGAAAGGTGGTTTTAACGCCCGTTTATGGCAAACAGTGGCCTTCTTTTTCGGAGGAAACCTGAAAAGCGAATACGACAAACAGGAAGATCATGATATAGAAGTGATTGTGCAGGAGCTCGAAATGTACCAGCGGTACCGCGCTTATAATTAA
- the bshB1 gene encoding bacillithiol biosynthesis deacetylase BshB1 gives MKLDILAIAVHPDDVELGCAGTLMVHAQQGMKVGVVDLTRGELGTRGTPELRVKEAQDAAKIMGLEVRENLELADGFFRNDTMEQMAIIRAIRKYQPDIVLANAMDDRHPDHGRAGKLIADSCFLAGLRKVETTIDGIPQQAWRPKQVFHFLQDRYHEPDFVVDITPVMERKLDAIRSFSSQFLAPKDNEPQTYISGSGFFDSVVYRAKMLGKMVGVDYAEGYTSAKMMGIRNFADLINEVT, from the coding sequence ATGAAACTGGACATACTCGCGATTGCTGTACATCCCGACGATGTGGAACTGGGATGTGCAGGAACATTGATGGTACATGCGCAGCAAGGCATGAAAGTAGGCGTAGTAGACCTTACCCGCGGAGAGCTGGGCACCCGTGGTACGCCTGAATTACGTGTTAAGGAAGCGCAGGACGCCGCCAAAATCATGGGATTGGAAGTACGGGAAAACCTGGAACTGGCAGATGGTTTTTTCAGAAATGATACCATGGAACAGATGGCCATCATCAGGGCCATCCGCAAATACCAGCCTGATATTGTGCTGGCCAATGCGATGGACGACCGACATCCTGATCATGGCCGCGCCGGCAAACTGATTGCTGACAGCTGTTTTCTGGCAGGCCTGCGTAAAGTAGAAACCACCATTGACGGCATACCGCAACAGGCCTGGCGCCCTAAGCAGGTGTTCCATTTCCTGCAGGACCGTTATCATGAACCCGATTTTGTGGTAGATATCACACCGGTGATGGAAAGGAAACTGGATGCGATCAGAAGCTTCAGTTCCCAGTTCCTGGCTCCTAAAGACAATGAGCCGCAAACCTATATCTCAGGCAGCGGTTTCTTTGATAGTGTGGTTTATCGTGCCAAAATGCTGGGTAAAATGGTAGGGGTGGACTACGCCGAAGGATACACGTCCGCTAAAATGATGGGTATCCGCAATTTCGCTGACCTGATCAACGAAGTGACCTGA
- a CDS encoding peroxiredoxin translates to MKNVILSVGSEFPEFKKTAVVSIEKGKEFYELTSEELKASGKWMVMFWWPKDFTFVCPTEIAEFNKHAQDFVDRDAVLIGASTDSEFVHAAWRRDHEDLRELKFPMLADTSKSLAGELGILETNEKVAYRATYIVDPQGIVRWVSLYDLSVGRNVKEVLRVLDALQTDELCPCNWNKGEATLAV, encoded by the coding sequence ATGAAAAATGTTATTTTATCCGTAGGGTCTGAATTTCCTGAATTCAAAAAAACGGCAGTTGTTTCCATCGAAAAAGGTAAAGAGTTTTATGAGCTGACATCTGAGGAGCTGAAAGCTTCCGGTAAATGGATGGTAATGTTCTGGTGGCCTAAAGACTTTACATTTGTTTGCCCTACTGAAATCGCTGAGTTCAACAAACATGCACAGGATTTCGTTGACCGCGATGCAGTACTGATCGGTGCTTCTACTGATAGCGAATTTGTTCACGCTGCCTGGAGAAGAGACCACGAAGATCTGCGTGAGCTGAAATTCCCAATGCTGGCTGACACTTCCAAATCACTGGCTGGTGAACTGGGTATCCTGGAAACCAACGAAAAAGTGGCTTACCGTGCTACTTACATCGTAGATCCTCAGGGTATTGTACGTTGGGTTTCCCTGTACGACCTGTCTGTAGGCCGTAACGTGAAAGAAGTACTGCGTGTACTGGATGCTCTGCAGACAGATGAGCTGTGCCCTTGCAACTGGAATAAAGGCGAAGCTACTCTGGCCGTTTAG
- a CDS encoding carboxymuconolactone decarboxylase family protein yields the protein MFATTNQDTAVQLLEAVGLAGTAPSVSLQALVNTDARYLKDLKINVTNALNAGTLSKKEAYLIGVAVAVNEKHAGLQASFEKMATAEGATEKEIAEVISCTSLMNANNVFYRFRHFVNKEFYTTTQAGIRMSIMANPVLGKEFFELLSLVVSALNGCEMCVTSHEEAVVKHGTEPLRVLEAVRLGAVLRSLVVLL from the coding sequence ATGTTTGCAACTACCAATCAGGATACAGCGGTACAACTGCTGGAAGCAGTAGGTTTGGCCGGTACGGCCCCTTCCGTGAGCCTGCAGGCGCTGGTAAATACCGATGCCCGTTACCTGAAAGATCTGAAGATAAATGTTACCAATGCCCTGAATGCAGGCACCCTTTCCAAAAAAGAGGCATACCTGATCGGGGTGGCTGTGGCTGTTAATGAAAAACATGCCGGCCTGCAGGCTTCCTTTGAGAAAATGGCTACTGCTGAAGGGGCTACTGAAAAGGAAATCGCGGAAGTGATCAGCTGTACTTCCCTGATGAACGCCAATAACGTGTTTTACCGTTTCCGTCATTTTGTGAATAAGGAGTTTTATACCACCACTCAGGCAGGTATCCGGATGAGCATTATGGCCAACCCGGTTTTGGGCAAGGAGTTTTTTGAACTGTTAAGTCTTGTGGTATCCGCGCTGAACGGATGCGAAATGTGCGTAACTTCGCATGAGGAAGCAGTGGTGAAACATGGAACTGAGCCACTGCGGGTTTTAGAGGCGGTGCGCCTGGGAGCTGTTCTTCGTAGCCTGGTCGTATTGTTATAA
- the rpmB gene encoding 50S ribosomal protein L28 — protein MARVCQVTGKKPITGHHVSFSNIKTKRRFLPNLQKKRFFLAEEDKWISLKVSADGLRTINKKGLYAVVKELRAAGTEI, from the coding sequence ATGGCAAGAGTATGTCAGGTGACAGGAAAGAAGCCGATTACAGGTCACCATGTTTCCTTCTCCAACATTAAGACAAAGAGAAGGTTTCTGCCCAACCTGCAGAAAAAGCGCTTTTTCCTCGCGGAAGAAGACAAATGGATATCTTTGAAGGTGTCTGCTGACGGTTTAAGAACCATCAACAAAAAAGGTTTGTATGCAGTAGTCAAAGAATTGCGTGCAGCTGGTACGGAAATTTAA
- the rpmG gene encoding 50S ribosomal protein L33, protein MAKKGNRVQVILECTEHKTSGQPGTSRYISNKNKKNTPERLELKKYNPILRKVTVHKEIK, encoded by the coding sequence ATGGCAAAAAAAGGTAACAGAGTACAGGTAATTCTGGAATGCACAGAGCATAAAACCTCTGGTCAGCCCGGGACTTCCCGTTATATCTCCAACAAGAACAAGAAGAACACTCCTGAGCGTCTGGAGTTGAAAAAGTACAATCCTATTTTAAGGAAAGTTACTGTACACAAAGAAATTAAATAA
- a CDS encoding DUF4295 family protein gives MAKAASKNSKVKDAKAAAESKVWTKVIRAVRSPKTGAYTFKEAIVHKDKVLEHVNQK, from the coding sequence ATGGCAAAAGCAGCTTCAAAGAACTCGAAAGTAAAAGATGCTAAAGCAGCAGCTGAATCAAAAGTGTGGACTAAGGTAATTAGAGCTGTACGCTCTCCCAAAACCGGTGCATACACTTTTAAAGAAGCCATCGTGCACAAGGATAAAGTTCTGGAGCACGTTAACCAAAAGTAA
- the ftsY gene encoding signal recognition particle-docking protein FtsY: MSFFNKLFSREKKESLDQGLQKTKESFLSKIGRAIAGKSTVDTEVLDNLEDALVSADVGVDTTVKIIDRIEQRVAKDKYLGTSELNRILKEEISSILVDAPDSGFRDFDVPADKKPYVIMVVGVNGVGKTTTIGKLAYNFKKAGKSVLLGAADTFRAAAVDQLTIWSERADVPIVKQQMGSDPGAVAFDTVQSGAARGVDVIIVDTAGRLHNKAHLMDELGKIKRVMKKVIPDAPHEVLLVLDGSTGQNAVEQARQFTAATEVTALAITKLDGTAKGGVVLAIANQFKIPVKYIGIGEKMEDLQVFNKEAFVDTLFSVND, translated from the coding sequence ATGAGCTTTTTCAATAAACTTTTTTCCAGGGAAAAAAAGGAAAGTCTGGATCAGGGCTTGCAGAAAACCAAAGAAAGCTTCCTGAGCAAAATCGGACGTGCTATTGCCGGTAAGTCAACCGTTGACACTGAAGTGCTGGACAACCTGGAAGATGCGCTGGTATCGGCCGACGTGGGTGTAGATACTACCGTAAAAATCATTGACCGCATCGAACAACGGGTAGCTAAAGATAAATATCTGGGAACCAGTGAGTTAAATAGAATATTAAAGGAGGAAATTTCATCGATACTGGTAGATGCACCCGATAGCGGTTTCCGAGATTTTGATGTGCCCGCCGATAAAAAACCTTATGTGATCATGGTAGTAGGAGTGAATGGTGTGGGTAAAACCACTACTATTGGTAAACTGGCCTACAACTTCAAAAAAGCAGGGAAATCTGTGCTGTTGGGAGCTGCCGATACCTTCCGTGCCGCAGCCGTGGATCAATTGACCATCTGGAGTGAAAGGGCAGATGTACCCATCGTAAAACAGCAAATGGGCTCTGACCCCGGTGCTGTGGCCTTTGATACGGTACAGAGTGGCGCGGCCAGGGGAGTGGACGTTATTATTGTGGACACTGCCGGTCGTTTGCACAACAAGGCCCACCTCATGGACGAGCTTGGTAAGATCAAAAGGGTGATGAAAAAAGTAATCCCGGATGCTCCTCACGAAGTGCTCCTGGTATTGGATGGCTCTACCGGACAAAATGCAGTGGAACAGGCCCGCCAGTTTACCGCAGCTACCGAAGTGACTGCCCTGGCTATTACCAAACTGGATGGTACTGCGAAAGGTGGAGTGGTACTGGCTATTGCCAACCAGTTTAAAATTCCGGTGAAATACATCGGTATTGGTGAAAAAATGGAAGATTTACAGGTTTTCAATAAAGAAGCGTTTGTAGATACGCTCTTTAGTGTAAATGATTGA